Proteins encoded within one genomic window of Cellulomonas flavigena DSM 20109:
- the ribH gene encoding 6,7-dimethyl-8-ribityllumazine synthase encodes MSGAGAPTLDLDGRGLRVVVVAASWHTTVMDGLVAGARRALAEAGVEDVTVVRVPGSFELPVAAQRAAGTADAVVALGVVIRGGTPHFDYVCQAATWGLTEVGLRTGVPVGFGVLTCDDEQQALDRAGLPGSHEDKGAEAAQAAVATALTLRTLGAA; translated from the coding sequence ATGAGCGGCGCAGGCGCACCCACCCTGGACCTGGACGGCCGCGGCCTGCGGGTCGTCGTCGTGGCCGCGAGCTGGCACACCACCGTCATGGACGGCCTGGTCGCCGGTGCGCGCCGCGCCCTGGCCGAGGCGGGTGTCGAGGACGTCACCGTCGTGCGCGTGCCGGGCTCGTTCGAGCTGCCCGTCGCCGCCCAGCGCGCCGCCGGCACGGCCGACGCGGTCGTCGCCCTCGGTGTCGTCATCCGCGGCGGCACCCCGCACTTCGACTACGTGTGCCAGGCCGCCACGTGGGGCCTGACCGAGGTCGGCCTGCGCACCGGCGTGCCCGTCGGGTTCGGCGTGCTCACGTGCGACGACGAGCAGCAGGCCCTCGACCGCGCCGGCCTGCCCGGCTCGCACGAGGACAAGGGTGCCGAGGCCGCCCAGGCGGCGGTCGCCACGGCCCTCACGCTGCGCACCCTGGGCGCCGCCTGA
- a CDS encoding bifunctional 3,4-dihydroxy-2-butanone-4-phosphate synthase/GTP cyclohydrolase II encodes MSGATDQDVRLGTVEDALEALRAGRPVIVADSQDREDEADVVLAAQSATPEWVAWTIRHSSGYLCAPMPAERADALDLPLMVPHSQDPRRTAYTVTVDATTGVSTGISAADRTRTLHVLADPGAGRNDLIRPGHVLPLRAVPGGVLHRAGHTEAAVDLCRLAGLEPVAGIAELVRDDGQMVRLPEASRLAEDAGLVLLTIADLRAWRAQHDPVEPVASAAAVAPRVHATHTAHLPTRHGDFRIHGFRDLRTGDEHVALVSTSGLAEVPAVRVHSECLTGDAFGSARCDCGPQLDAALEITAAEGGAVVYLRGHEGRGIGLLAKVAAYALQDDGRDTVEANVDLGWPADRREYGAAAAILAELGVRRVELLTNNPAKVAGLRAHGIDVAQVRGLEVGRTPHNEAYLRTKATSMGHALHLDEPDGAPQLAPAVHVDPVLAGPAPAGADTTDHLFDPLEELA; translated from the coding sequence GTGAGCGGCGCGACGGACCAGGACGTGCGCCTCGGCACGGTCGAGGACGCGCTCGAGGCGCTGCGCGCGGGGCGGCCCGTCATCGTCGCGGACTCGCAGGACCGGGAGGACGAGGCCGACGTGGTGCTCGCCGCGCAGTCCGCGACGCCCGAGTGGGTGGCCTGGACGATCCGGCACTCGTCGGGCTACCTGTGCGCGCCCATGCCGGCGGAGCGTGCCGACGCGCTCGACCTGCCGCTGATGGTGCCGCACAGCCAGGACCCGCGGCGCACCGCCTACACGGTGACGGTCGACGCGACGACGGGTGTGTCGACGGGCATCTCCGCGGCGGACCGCACGCGCACGCTGCACGTGCTGGCGGACCCAGGTGCCGGGCGCAACGACCTCATCCGCCCGGGGCACGTGCTGCCGCTGCGTGCCGTGCCCGGCGGTGTGCTGCACCGGGCCGGGCACACCGAGGCCGCGGTCGACCTGTGCCGCCTGGCCGGGCTGGAGCCCGTCGCGGGCATCGCCGAGCTCGTCCGTGACGACGGCCAGATGGTCCGCCTACCGGAGGCGTCCCGCCTCGCCGAGGACGCCGGGCTCGTGCTGCTCACGATCGCGGACCTGCGCGCGTGGCGCGCCCAGCACGACCCCGTTGAGCCGGTCGCGTCGGCCGCCGCGGTCGCGCCGCGCGTGCACGCCACGCACACCGCCCACCTGCCGACCCGGCACGGCGACTTCCGCATCCACGGGTTCCGCGACCTGCGCACCGGCGACGAGCACGTCGCCCTGGTGTCCACGTCCGGGCTGGCGGAGGTGCCGGCGGTCCGGGTGCACTCCGAGTGCCTCACCGGCGACGCGTTCGGCTCGGCCCGCTGCGACTGCGGCCCGCAGCTCGACGCCGCCCTGGAGATCACCGCGGCCGAGGGCGGCGCCGTGGTCTACCTGCGCGGGCACGAGGGCCGGGGTATCGGCCTGCTCGCGAAGGTCGCCGCCTACGCGCTGCAGGACGACGGGCGCGACACCGTCGAGGCGAACGTCGACCTGGGCTGGCCCGCGGACCGACGCGAGTACGGTGCCGCCGCGGCGATCCTCGCCGAGCTCGGTGTGCGGCGCGTGGAGCTGCTGACGAACAACCCGGCCAAGGTCGCCGGCCTGCGCGCGCACGGCATCGACGTCGCGCAGGTCCGCGGCCTGGAGGTGGGCCGCACGCCGCACAACGAGGCGTACCTGCGCACCAAGGCCACGAGCATGGGCCACGCCCTGCACCTCGACGAGCCGGACGGTGCGCCGCAGCTCGCACCGGCCGTGCACGTCGACCCCGTCCTCGCCGGTCCTGCACCCGCAGGCGCCGACACCACCGACCACTTGTTCGACCCTCTGGAGGAGCTGGCATGA
- a CDS encoding methionyl-tRNA formyltransferase — protein MRLLFAGSPAAAVPSLEALLGSRHEVVAVLTRPDARVGRGRTLRPSAVGAVARDHGLPVLTPGTLRGSEPAAEIAALGVDAAPVVAYGMLVPAPLLGMPRHGWVNLHFSVLPAWRGAAPVQHALMAGDEVTGASTFRLEEGLDTGPVYGTLTETIRPTDTSGDLLGRLATAGAQLLVSTLDALEDGALHPVPQPAEGVSHAPKLTVDDARVRWTHPAHVVDRRIRGCTPAPGAWTTLPDGSRLGLGPVRPVPDVTDLGPGELRAGKRDVLVGAGTGAVRLGDVTPPGKRPMPAADWARGARPAPGTVLGHDVPTTQDAR, from the coding sequence ATGCGTCTGCTCTTCGCGGGGAGTCCCGCGGCCGCCGTGCCCTCGCTCGAGGCCCTGCTGGGCTCCCGGCACGAGGTGGTGGCCGTCCTGACCCGCCCGGACGCCCGGGTCGGACGTGGCCGGACCCTGCGGCCGTCGGCGGTGGGTGCGGTCGCCCGGGACCACGGGCTGCCGGTACTGACCCCCGGGACGCTGCGCGGCTCCGAGCCGGCCGCGGAGATCGCCGCGCTCGGCGTCGACGCCGCGCCCGTGGTCGCCTACGGCATGCTGGTGCCGGCACCGCTGCTCGGCATGCCGCGCCACGGCTGGGTGAACCTGCACTTCTCGGTCCTGCCCGCCTGGCGGGGCGCCGCCCCGGTGCAGCACGCCCTGATGGCGGGCGACGAGGTCACGGGAGCCTCGACGTTCCGCCTCGAGGAGGGGCTGGACACCGGCCCCGTCTACGGCACGCTCACCGAGACGATCCGCCCGACCGACACGTCAGGTGACCTGCTGGGCCGTCTCGCGACGGCAGGTGCCCAGCTCCTGGTGAGCACGCTCGACGCCCTCGAGGACGGTGCGCTGCACCCCGTCCCGCAGCCTGCCGAGGGCGTGAGCCACGCACCGAAGCTCACCGTGGACGACGCCCGGGTGCGCTGGACGCACCCCGCTCACGTCGTCGACCGGCGCATCCGCGGCTGTACCCCGGCACCGGGCGCCTGGACCACGCTGCCGGACGGCTCGCGCCTCGGGCTGGGTCCGGTGCGGCCCGTGCCCGACGTGACCGACCTCGGCCCCGGCGAGCTGCGTGCCGGCAAGCGGGACGTCCTCGTCGGCGCCGGGACGGGGGCGGTGCGACTCGGTGACGTCACGCCCCCGGGCAAGCGGCCCATGCCTGCGGCCGACTGGGCCCGTGGTGCGCGTCCCGCGCCGGGCACGGTGCTCGGGCACGACGTCCCGACGACGCAGGACGCCCGGTGA
- a CDS encoding riboflavin synthase: MFTGIVEEMGTVVALVPGVGDEADARLQVRGPLVTSDARLGDSIAVSGVCLTVAELPGDGTFVADVMPETLRRSALGELREGDAVNLERALAVGGRYGGHVVQGHVDGVGVVRARRPGPRWDDVEIGLDPALARYVAEKGSITVQGVSLTVTHVSDDAFGVSLIPTTLEVTTLGSLAPGARVNLEVDVLAKYTERLLAASGVAR, from the coding sequence ATGTTCACCGGGATCGTCGAGGAGATGGGGACGGTCGTCGCCCTCGTGCCGGGGGTCGGCGACGAGGCGGACGCGCGGCTGCAGGTGCGCGGGCCGCTCGTGACGTCCGACGCGCGGCTCGGCGACTCGATCGCGGTGAGCGGCGTGTGCCTGACGGTGGCCGAGCTGCCGGGGGACGGCACGTTCGTCGCGGACGTCATGCCTGAGACGCTGCGCCGCTCGGCGCTGGGCGAGCTACGCGAGGGCGACGCGGTCAACCTCGAGCGTGCGCTGGCCGTCGGGGGCCGGTACGGCGGGCATGTCGTGCAGGGGCACGTCGACGGCGTCGGTGTGGTGCGCGCGCGCCGGCCCGGGCCTCGCTGGGACGACGTGGAGATCGGCCTGGACCCGGCGCTCGCCCGGTACGTGGCGGAGAAGGGCTCGATCACGGTGCAGGGGGTGTCCCTGACGGTGACGCACGTGAGCGACGACGCGTTCGGCGTGTCGCTCATCCCGACGACGCTGGAGGTCACGACCCTCGGGTCGCTGGCGCCCGGTGCGCGGGTCAACCTGGAGGTGGACGTGCTGGCGAAGTACACGGAGCGGCTGCTCGCGGCGTCGGGGGTGGCCCGGTGA
- a CDS encoding primosomal protein N' produces MGPVTGAHPPEQPALAGLEVPAVRRRRAAAPSGPAATAPVARVCVDLAPPHLDRPFEYLVPADLDTSARPGVRVKVRFAGQDVDGWLLERVDRAEHDGRLLPLRRVVSDEAVVAPQVLALARAVADRWAGTLADVLRLAVPPRHARVESERHPAAGTDAAPTPETSPVDVGRDAPPAPAWDAYRGGPAFLRHVRSGGAPRAVWTALPGAPDGAWPAALAQAVAACVAGNRGALVVVPDGRDVDRVCRALAALGLRDAADGGTVARLVADAGAAARYRAFLATLHGRARVVVGTRASAFAPVADLGLAVCWDDGDLQHAEPRAPYPHVRDVLALRSELEGAALLVGGHARTVEAQQLVATGWAHEVVADRATVRARTPRVTALTSLELAREGPAAAARLPAPAWRALRDALADGPVLVQVPRAGYVPVVACVRCRTPARCGACHGPLGLTRGDGPPSCGWCGRLATDRRCDECGATGLRSVRVGSERTAEELGRAFPGVTVRVSGARAAGGVLADVPDRPALVVATPGAEPHAPSGYVAAVLLDAAVASAGERLGAEVDALRRWLAAASLVRPAGDGGRVLLVGDGAVRPTQALVRWDPAWLASRELDERAELLLPPTVRVAAVTGARDAVAALVARVDTPGVQVLGPVPLPSDDQRGRALDPEVRTLLRVPPGDGAALARAVAASAAIRSARREGGAVRVQLDPVDLL; encoded by the coding sequence ATGGGCCCCGTGACCGGCGCGCACCCTCCCGAGCAGCCCGCGCTGGCGGGTCTCGAGGTGCCCGCGGTGCGCCGTCGCCGAGCCGCCGCCCCCTCGGGCCCGGCAGCGACGGCGCCCGTCGCACGCGTGTGCGTCGACCTCGCCCCACCCCATCTCGACCGGCCCTTCGAGTACCTCGTCCCGGCGGACCTCGACACGTCCGCGCGCCCCGGTGTGCGGGTCAAGGTGCGCTTCGCGGGGCAGGACGTCGACGGCTGGCTCCTCGAGCGCGTGGACCGGGCGGAGCACGACGGCCGTCTGCTCCCGCTCCGTCGTGTGGTCTCGGACGAGGCGGTCGTCGCCCCGCAGGTGCTCGCCCTCGCACGCGCGGTCGCCGACCGCTGGGCGGGCACCCTCGCAGACGTGCTGCGCCTGGCGGTCCCGCCGCGGCACGCGCGCGTCGAGTCCGAACGGCATCCGGCCGCCGGCACCGACGCCGCTCCGACGCCGGAGACGTCGCCGGTCGACGTCGGGCGCGACGCACCGCCCGCACCCGCCTGGGACGCGTACCGCGGCGGGCCCGCGTTCCTGCGGCACGTGCGGTCGGGTGGGGCGCCCCGCGCCGTCTGGACGGCGCTGCCGGGGGCGCCGGACGGCGCGTGGCCCGCGGCACTGGCCCAGGCCGTCGCGGCGTGCGTCGCGGGCAACCGGGGCGCGCTCGTCGTGGTGCCCGACGGCCGCGACGTCGACCGCGTCTGCCGCGCGCTGGCCGCACTCGGGCTGCGGGACGCCGCCGACGGTGGCACGGTCGCCCGGCTCGTCGCCGATGCCGGGGCCGCCGCCCGGTACCGCGCCTTCCTCGCCACGCTGCACGGGCGCGCCCGCGTCGTCGTCGGGACCCGCGCGTCCGCCTTCGCGCCGGTCGCCGACCTCGGGCTGGCGGTCTGCTGGGACGACGGCGACCTGCAGCACGCCGAGCCGCGAGCGCCCTACCCGCACGTACGCGACGTGCTCGCGCTGCGCTCCGAGCTCGAGGGGGCCGCCCTGCTCGTCGGCGGGCACGCGCGCACCGTGGAGGCCCAGCAGCTGGTCGCGACGGGGTGGGCGCACGAGGTCGTCGCGGACCGTGCCACGGTGCGTGCCCGCACGCCGCGCGTCACTGCGCTCACGAGCCTCGAGCTCGCGCGTGAGGGGCCGGCGGCTGCAGCTCGCCTGCCCGCCCCCGCGTGGCGCGCGCTGCGTGACGCGCTGGCGGACGGGCCCGTGCTCGTCCAGGTCCCGCGGGCGGGGTACGTGCCGGTCGTCGCGTGCGTGCGCTGCCGCACTCCCGCGCGGTGCGGCGCGTGCCACGGCCCGCTGGGCCTCACGCGGGGCGACGGACCGCCGTCGTGCGGGTGGTGCGGCCGGCTCGCGACGGACCGGCGCTGTGACGAGTGCGGCGCCACTGGTCTGCGTTCGGTGCGGGTCGGGTCGGAGCGGACCGCCGAGGAGCTGGGGCGGGCGTTCCCCGGGGTCACCGTGCGCGTCTCGGGTGCGCGCGCCGCCGGGGGGGTCCTCGCCGACGTGCCCGACCGGCCCGCACTCGTGGTCGCGACCCCCGGTGCCGAGCCGCACGCGCCGTCCGGCTACGTGGCCGCCGTCCTGCTCGACGCCGCGGTCGCGAGCGCGGGTGAACGCCTCGGCGCGGAGGTCGACGCGCTGCGACGCTGGCTCGCGGCGGCGTCGCTGGTTCGGCCGGCCGGCGACGGCGGCCGCGTCCTGCTCGTCGGCGACGGTGCGGTGCGGCCGACGCAGGCGCTCGTGCGGTGGGACCCGGCCTGGCTCGCGTCGCGGGAGCTCGACGAGCGCGCCGAGCTCCTGCTGCCCCCGACGGTGCGTGTCGCCGCCGTGACCGGCGCGCGCGACGCGGTCGCGGCGCTCGTCGCCCGCGTGGACACCCCGGGCGTGCAGGTGCTGGGCCCGGTGCCGCTGCCCTCGGACGACCAGCGCGGCCGTGCGCTGGACCCGGAGGTGCGCACGTTGCTGCGTGTCCCGCCGGGCGACGGTGCCGCGCTCGCCCGCGCGGTGGCGGCCTCGGCCGCGATCCGCAGCGCCCGGCGTGAGGGCGGCGCCGTGCGCGTCCAGCTCGACCCGGTGGACCTGCTCTGA
- the rpe gene encoding ribulose-phosphate 3-epimerase: protein MAPVLINPSILSADFANLERDLQLVASADYVHVDVMDQHFVPNLTLGLPVVRRLAEVTPVPLDVHLMVEDADRWAPQYAEAGAASVTFHAEATQAPVRLARELRAGGVRAAVALRPASPVEPFLDLLDEVDMVLVMTVEPGFGGQAFIEGTLAKVRRARAAIDASGAATWVQVDGGVSRDTIGRIARAGANVFVAGSAVFGADDVAQEVEALRRLAEHPTSEA from the coding sequence GTGGCTCCCGTGCTGATCAACCCGAGCATCCTTTCGGCCGACTTCGCGAACCTCGAGCGCGACCTGCAGCTGGTCGCGTCGGCGGACTACGTGCACGTCGACGTGATGGACCAGCACTTCGTGCCGAATCTCACGCTCGGCCTGCCGGTCGTGCGCCGGCTGGCGGAGGTGACCCCCGTGCCGCTGGACGTGCACCTCATGGTGGAGGACGCCGACCGGTGGGCCCCGCAGTACGCGGAGGCGGGTGCGGCGTCGGTGACGTTCCACGCGGAGGCGACGCAGGCCCCGGTGCGGTTGGCGCGCGAGCTGCGCGCCGGCGGCGTGCGGGCGGCGGTCGCGCTGCGGCCGGCGTCACCGGTGGAGCCGTTCCTCGACCTGCTGGACGAGGTCGACATGGTGCTCGTCATGACGGTGGAGCCGGGCTTCGGTGGCCAGGCGTTCATCGAGGGGACGTTGGCGAAGGTGCGGCGTGCGCGTGCGGCGATCGACGCGAGCGGCGCGGCCACGTGGGTGCAGGTCGACGGCGGGGTGTCGCGCGACACGATCGGCCGGATCGCGCGTGCGGGGGCCAACGTCTTCGTCGCGGGCTCGGCGGTGTTCGGCGCGGACGACGTCGCGCAGGAGGTCGAGGCGCTGCGTCGGCTGGCGGAGCACCCGACTTCCGAGGCCTGA
- a CDS encoding RsmB/NOP family class I SAM-dependent RNA methyltransferase, with amino-acid sequence MSRDEQGAGRARDARRDARGRQRGEARAQGRAGRTTAAPARRARTSDPARAAAYDTLRAVAESEAYANLVLPPLLRERGLAGRDAAFATELAYGTLRLRGRYDAVLAQASSRPLDEVDPPVLDVLRLGAHQLLGMRVPAHAAVSETVGLARERVGAGAAQFVNAVLRRVAERPLEEWLTRVADAADPGGADTVARLAAVESHPAWVVRALRESLVGSGRPAAELAAALVADNAPPRVTLVARPGLVSSQELAEQSGAVPAGLAPTALVLSGGDPGDVPAVRDGLAGVQDEGSQLVTLAFVEAEVAGRDERWLDMCAGPGGKAALLGALAAQRGARLVANEVQPHRARLVRQALRAVPGEAVEEVRTGDARTVGELEPGAYDRVLLDAPCTGLGALRRRPESRWRRTPADLATLAALQRELLASAVAAVRPGGVVGYVTCSPHLAETQLVVLDAVRAAARAGTPVAVVDAAPVMARVAPAWEPVPGRQDVQLWPHVHGTDAMHLTLLRRS; translated from the coding sequence GTGAGCCGCGACGAGCAGGGCGCGGGCCGCGCCCGGGACGCGCGGCGTGACGCACGTGGACGCCAGCGCGGCGAGGCGCGCGCCCAGGGGCGCGCCGGTCGGACGACCGCGGCACCTGCGCGCCGGGCCCGCACGAGCGACCCGGCGCGGGCGGCGGCGTACGACACGCTGCGTGCCGTCGCGGAGTCCGAGGCCTACGCGAACCTGGTGCTGCCGCCCCTGCTGCGCGAGCGGGGCCTCGCCGGACGTGACGCCGCGTTCGCCACCGAGCTCGCGTACGGGACCCTGCGCCTGCGGGGCCGCTACGACGCCGTTCTCGCGCAGGCGTCGTCACGCCCGCTCGACGAGGTCGACCCGCCCGTGCTCGACGTGCTGCGACTCGGCGCCCACCAGCTGCTCGGCATGCGCGTCCCCGCGCACGCGGCCGTCTCCGAGACCGTCGGGCTCGCCCGCGAGCGCGTGGGGGCGGGGGCGGCGCAGTTCGTCAACGCGGTGCTGCGGCGGGTGGCGGAGCGGCCGCTCGAGGAGTGGCTGACGCGGGTGGCGGACGCAGCCGACCCGGGCGGCGCTGACACGGTGGCGCGGCTCGCGGCGGTGGAGAGCCACCCGGCGTGGGTGGTGCGCGCGCTGCGGGAGTCGCTCGTGGGGTCGGGTCGTCCCGCGGCGGAGCTGGCCGCGGCGCTGGTGGCGGACAACGCGCCGCCGCGGGTGACGTTGGTCGCCCGGCCGGGGCTGGTGTCGTCGCAGGAGCTCGCGGAGCAGTCCGGCGCCGTTCCGGCTGGTCTGGCGCCGACCGCGCTCGTGCTGTCCGGTGGTGACCCGGGGGACGTGCCGGCGGTGCGGGATGGCCTGGCGGGTGTGCAGGACGAGGGGTCGCAGCTGGTGACCCTGGCGTTCGTCGAGGCGGAGGTGGCGGGTCGCGACGAGCGGTGGCTCGACATGTGTGCGGGGCCGGGCGGCAAGGCGGCTCTGCTGGGGGCGCTGGCGGCGCAGCGGGGTGCGCGGCTGGTGGCGAACGAGGTGCAGCCCCACCGGGCGCGGCTCGTGCGGCAGGCGTTGCGTGCGGTGCCCGGCGAGGCGGTCGAGGAGGTCCGTACGGGTGACGCGCGGACGGTGGGGGAGCTGGAGCCGGGTGCGTACGACCGGGTGCTGCTCGACGCGCCGTGCACCGGCCTGGGCGCGCTGCGGCGGCGTCCGGAGTCGCGGTGGCGGCGCACGCCGGCGGACCTGGCGACGTTGGCGGCGCTGCAGCGTGAGCTGCTCGCGTCGGCGGTGGCGGCGGTACGGCCCGGGGGAGTGGTGGGGTACGTGACGTGCTCGCCGCACCTTGCGGAGACGCAGCTCGTGGTGCTCGACGCGGTGCGGGCGGCGGCGCGTGCGGGCACCCCGGTGGCGGTGGTGGACGCCGCGCCGGTGATGGCTAGGGTCGCTCCCGCGTGGGAGCCGGTGCCCGGCCGGCAGGACGTGCAGCTGTGGCCGCACGTGCACGGCACGGACGCGATGCACCTCACGCTGCTGCGCCGGTCGTGA
- the ribD gene encoding bifunctional diaminohydroxyphosphoribosylaminopyrimidine deaminase/5-amino-6-(5-phosphoribosylamino)uracil reductase RibD, whose amino-acid sequence MSATTSTTRATDDPVDATSPRCAGSAVAEHEDAAHELAAMRHAFGLAEQGPLGPNPRVGCVLLDRAGAVVGEGWHRGAGTPHAEVAALADARERGADVRGATAVVTLEPCDHTGRTGPCSVALLQAGVGRVVVSVQDPNPVAAGGAQRLRAAGVDVVTGVLADEGTRTLGAWLPAVRRGRPFVTLKLAASLDGRAAAADGSSRWITSDVARRHAHGLRAEVGAIVVGTGTALVDDPSLTARTGDGSLVEHQPLRVVVGHREVPAGARLRGPGGELVQVRTHDPAVVLAALHEREVRHVLVEGGPTLAAAFLAAGLVDEVHAYVAPVLLGAGRAAVGDLGVATIADALRLTPVDVVPLGPDVLVVATPHHDPPPGAARTATSTEEEH is encoded by the coding sequence ATGTCCGCGACGACGAGCACGACGCGCGCGACCGACGATCCCGTGGACGCCACGTCGCCCCGCTGCGCCGGCTCCGCTGTCGCCGAGCACGAGGACGCCGCCCACGAGCTCGCGGCCATGCGGCACGCCTTCGGGCTCGCCGAGCAGGGTCCGCTCGGGCCGAACCCGCGTGTCGGGTGCGTCCTGCTCGACCGCGCCGGCGCCGTCGTCGGCGAGGGATGGCACCGTGGTGCCGGCACGCCGCACGCCGAGGTCGCCGCGCTGGCCGACGCCCGCGAGCGCGGTGCCGACGTGCGCGGCGCCACAGCGGTGGTGACGCTGGAGCCGTGCGACCACACGGGGCGCACGGGGCCGTGCTCGGTGGCGCTGCTGCAGGCGGGCGTGGGCCGCGTGGTGGTGTCGGTGCAGGACCCGAACCCGGTGGCCGCCGGGGGTGCGCAGCGGCTGCGCGCGGCGGGTGTCGACGTGGTGACGGGGGTGCTGGCCGACGAGGGCACGCGCACCCTGGGCGCGTGGCTGCCTGCGGTGCGGCGCGGGCGGCCGTTCGTCACGCTCAAGCTGGCGGCGTCGCTGGACGGGCGGGCCGCAGCCGCGGACGGGTCGAGCCGCTGGATCACGTCGGACGTGGCGCGCCGCCATGCGCACGGCCTGCGGGCGGAGGTCGGCGCGATCGTCGTCGGGACCGGGACCGCGCTGGTCGACGACCCGTCGCTCACCGCGCGCACGGGCGACGGGTCGCTGGTGGAGCACCAGCCCCTGCGCGTCGTCGTGGGGCACCGCGAGGTGCCCGCGGGTGCGCGCCTGCGCGGTCCGGGCGGGGAGCTGGTGCAGGTGCGCACGCACGACCCGGCGGTCGTCCTGGCCGCGTTGCACGAGCGCGAGGTGCGCCACGTGCTGGTCGAGGGCGGGCCGACGCTCGCGGCGGCGTTCCTGGCGGCCGGTCTGGTCGACGAGGTGCACGCGTACGTCGCGCCCGTCCTGCTGGGCGCCGGGCGGGCGGCCGTGGGGGACCTGGGGGTCGCGACGATCGCCGACGCGCTGCGCCTGACCCCCGTCGACGTCGTCCCGCTGGGACCCGACGTGCTCGTCGTCGCGACCCCGCACCACGACCCGCCGCCGGGTGCGGCCCGGACTGCCACGTCCACCGAGGAGGAGCACTGA